The following coding sequences are from one Melanotaenia boesemani isolate fMelBoe1 chromosome 17, fMelBoe1.pri, whole genome shotgun sequence window:
- the LOC121657150 gene encoding fer3-like protein → MEMQGQLQDSTLINFVSDINLMEFPQKYALGPIQQDTPLGPNNQTLINNPSWSRELQGGLLTTHIRSEHLAMDSPRCYSHGSHGHTKSKRRRVITVVQRQAANVRERKRMFSLNEAFDELRRKVPTFAYEKRLSRIETLRLAIVYISFMTDLLENT, encoded by the coding sequence ATGGAGATGCAAGGGCAGTTACAGGACTCCACGTTAATTAATTTTGTAAGTGACATTAACCTAATGGAGTTCCCGCAGAAGTATGCTTTAGGGCCAATACAGCAGGACACCCCACTTGGTCCAAACAACCAGACACTGATAAACAACCCTTCTTGGAGCCGAGAGCTGCAGGGCGGATTGCTCACTACACATATCCGCTCCGAGCATCTGGCGATGGACTCGCCAAGGTGTTACAGCCACGGGAGCCACGGCCATACCAAATCCAAGCGGAGGAGGGTCATCACCGTGGTCCAGCGACAGGCGGCCAATGTGCGGGAGAGAAAGCGGATGTTCAGCCTGAACGAGGCGTTTGATGAACTGAGGAGAAAAGTTCCCACATTCGCCTATGAGAAAAGGCTGTCTCGTATCGAAACGCTTCGCTTGGCCATCGTCTATATCTCCTTCATGACGGACCTGTTGGAAAACACCTGA